One Kitasatospora sp. NBC_01287 DNA window includes the following coding sequences:
- a CDS encoding helix-turn-helix domain-containing protein has translation MTAEAELLTVPEVMARLKISRSTVYALIRTRRLASITIGRARRIPTHALTALVHHQLGEAA, from the coding sequence GTGACCGCCGAGGCCGAACTCCTCACCGTTCCCGAGGTCATGGCACGCCTGAAGATCAGCCGCTCCACCGTCTACGCCCTCATTCGCACCCGGCGACTGGCCTCGATCACCATCGGCCGCGCCCGCCGCATCCCCACCCACGCCCTGACCGCCCTCGTCCACCACCAACTCGGAGAGGCAGCCTGA
- a CDS encoding tetratricopeptide repeat protein gives MLFSEAAALGVPEAMRGMGFMLTRGIGGSKDLVQANSYLGKAVEGGDSYAAHNLAVNYKKGDGVEPDRQEYLRLLRIAARAGVPEACALLGDELSAVDQDAEAFQWYLRAAASGHAPAMFVAGCWYRGGVGTSVDGVQAIRWFLSMLDRGNADGIHQAIDLARYMTADQVREAGRLAGREADAELLLRRRG, from the coding sequence TTGCTGTTCTCCGAGGCTGCTGCCCTCGGTGTGCCGGAAGCTATGCGCGGAATGGGTTTCATGCTGACCAGAGGGATCGGCGGGTCGAAAGATCTTGTCCAGGCCAATTCGTACCTCGGAAAAGCGGTCGAAGGCGGCGACTCCTATGCCGCCCATAATTTGGCAGTGAATTACAAGAAGGGCGATGGGGTCGAGCCGGATCGCCAGGAGTACCTGAGGCTGCTTCGCATCGCCGCGCGGGCGGGAGTGCCTGAGGCGTGTGCCCTGCTGGGTGATGAGTTGTCGGCCGTCGATCAGGATGCGGAGGCCTTTCAGTGGTACCTGAGGGCAGCTGCTTCAGGCCATGCTCCGGCCATGTTTGTGGCCGGTTGCTGGTACCGGGGAGGGGTCGGCACCTCGGTCGATGGCGTCCAGGCTATTCGCTGGTTTCTCTCGATGCTTGACCGTGGCAATGCGGACGGCATCCATCAGGCAATCGATCTTGCCCGTTACATGACTGCTGATCAGGTGCGGGAGGCCGGCCGTCTGGCTGGCCGCGAGGCGGACGCGGAGCTCCTCCTTCGCCGCCGCGGCTGA